The proteins below are encoded in one region of Micromonospora yangpuensis:
- a CDS encoding RHS repeat-associated core domain-containing protein: MQIDGYPDADVRVTKTSYQAAHGGVSGWTLKKATSRTVDAVTGGENLTSHTVHDAAGRVIKLLEVGSTGSDAKTRETIYYTAGANGSDSACGNRPEWAGQPCLTRAAGAVTGHDPARMATHLPVRRVTAYNRYANEAVVTETAAGKTRTTTTAYDTAGRTTSNAIVSDEGAAVGTITTTYHPENGQVATTMGTGTISQQYDNLGRLVSYTDADGATTVTEFDRFGNQVKVSDPAGHKTYAYDRTAEPRGLLTNVTDSVAGAFAAKYSPDGHLTEMTYPGGLTRTDRLDANLQPVERTYTRDSDGEVIYSESVVENTTSQWVNHTYTGGSKQHRYDRLGRLTRTQHDTALTEGCVTRTYRYDDRYNRRDVWAYSPGEGGECQQDTGAEYEQAGYDTADRLTNAGYVYDAFGRTSEIPGGLSNSYFANDLVQRQQLGDSRQTWFLDPALRFRSSTTETLVDEEWGDAIAKVNHYGDDSDEVAWVGDGSTGSVARNVCGPDGDLAATTSATGDVVLQLTNLHGDVAVAIDVTMTEPELFDYDEFGMPMAAQSNQRYGWLGGKQRSSEALGDSILMGVRLYSPALGRFLQIDPIYGGSCNAYEYTCADPVNATDLDGKRRCSRWARWACRTYNKAQRAGRATRNAARFSSRNYRANRSCWSGTSGSNCGRNSYHARVGRSMNRSVKRACRVYTSGPSLGWAGGAMGYGAAAAKWGWRGARLAGRAGWAGWAIEGVCFLHR; this comes from the coding sequence ATGCAGATCGACGGCTACCCCGACGCCGACGTACGGGTCACCAAGACCAGTTACCAGGCCGCTCATGGAGGGGTGTCCGGTTGGACGTTGAAGAAGGCCACCAGTCGGACGGTTGACGCCGTCACCGGCGGCGAGAACCTCACCTCCCACACCGTCCACGATGCTGCGGGGCGGGTAATCAAGCTGCTGGAGGTCGGCTCAACGGGAAGCGATGCGAAGACACGGGAGACCATCTACTACACGGCAGGGGCGAACGGGTCGGACAGCGCCTGCGGCAACCGGCCGGAGTGGGCTGGGCAGCCATGCCTTACGCGTGCAGCAGGGGCGGTCACCGGACATGATCCGGCAAGGATGGCCACCCATTTGCCGGTCCGGCGGGTTACCGCCTACAACCGTTACGCCAACGAAGCCGTCGTGACCGAAACTGCGGCCGGCAAAACCCGAACCACCACCACGGCCTACGACACGGCGGGACGGACGACCAGCAACGCGATCGTCTCCGACGAAGGGGCGGCAGTCGGCACGATCACGACCACCTACCACCCGGAGAACGGACAAGTCGCCACCACGATGGGAACCGGCACCATCAGTCAGCAGTACGACAACCTCGGCCGGCTGGTGTCGTACACCGATGCCGACGGGGCGACGACCGTGACGGAGTTCGACCGTTTCGGCAACCAGGTGAAGGTGTCGGACCCTGCCGGGCACAAGACATACGCCTACGACAGGACGGCCGAGCCGCGCGGCCTGCTGACCAACGTGACCGATAGTGTTGCCGGAGCCTTCGCCGCCAAGTACTCACCCGACGGACATCTGACTGAGATGACCTACCCCGGCGGACTGACCCGCACGGACCGCTTGGACGCGAACCTGCAGCCGGTGGAGCGGACCTACACCCGCGACTCCGACGGCGAAGTCATCTACTCTGAATCGGTGGTGGAGAACACTACGAGCCAGTGGGTGAACCATACGTACACCGGTGGTAGCAAGCAGCATCGGTACGACCGGCTGGGTCGCCTGACGCGCACGCAACACGACACCGCCCTGACCGAGGGTTGCGTCACCCGAACTTACCGCTACGACGACCGCTACAACCGGCGCGACGTATGGGCCTACTCCCCAGGCGAGGGCGGCGAGTGCCAACAGGACACCGGCGCCGAGTACGAGCAGGCTGGCTACGATACTGCCGACCGCCTGACCAACGCTGGATACGTCTACGATGCATTTGGCCGTACAAGCGAAATTCCAGGCGGGTTGAGTAACTCCTACTTTGCCAACGACTTGGTGCAGCGGCAGCAACTCGGTGACTCGCGCCAGACCTGGTTTCTGGACCCTGCGCTTCGTTTCCGGTCGTCAACCACGGAAACGCTGGTGGATGAGGAGTGGGGTGACGCAATAGCCAAGGTGAACCACTACGGTGACGACTCCGACGAGGTGGCGTGGGTTGGCGATGGCTCGACCGGCAGCGTCGCTCGTAACGTGTGCGGCCCGGACGGTGACCTCGCAGCAACGACATCCGCGACCGGTGATGTGGTCCTCCAGTTGACAAACCTGCACGGCGATGTCGCGGTAGCCATCGATGTCACCATGACTGAACCGGAGTTGTTCGATTACGACGAGTTCGGCATGCCGATGGCGGCACAATCCAATCAGCGTTACGGATGGCTGGGTGGTAAGCAGCGTTCCAGCGAGGCGCTGGGCGACAGCATTCTCATGGGTGTGCGTCTATACAGCCCGGCGCTGGGGCGATTCCTTCAGATCGACCCGATCTATGGTGGAAGCTGCAACGCATACGAGTACACCTGCGCCGATCCCGTCAACGCGACCGACCTGGACGGCAAGCGGAGATGCTCGAGATGGGCCAGGTGGGCTTGCCGGACCTACAATAAGGCGCAACGCGCGGGACGTGCCACTCGAAATGCCGCACGCTTCTCGAGTCGCAATTACCGAGCGAATCGGTCCTGCTGGTCTGGAACGTCGGGCAGCAACTGCGGACGCAACAGTTACCATGCCAGGGTCGGTCGCTCCATGAACCGTAGCGTCAAACGTGCCTGCCGGGTCTACACCAGTGGCCCGTCTCTGGGTTGGGCAGGTGGCGCCATGGGTTATGGAGCGGCTGCGGCAAAGTGGGGGTGGCGAGGGGCGCGTCTAGCCGGAAGGGCGGGTTGGGCCGGTTGGGCGATCGAGGGCGTATGTTTCCTGCACAGGTAA